Proteins from a single region of Cryptococcus neoformans var. grubii H99 chromosome 5, complete sequence:
- a CDS encoding mitochondrial protein has translation MSTSYSPPKNPQHPTQHQQLSSESGSSAWSGNLGEDPVFIGIVSAVGASAFTLLGVMGYRRYWKRIKNADYVTSELLRRKAWVKGIVTSVGDGDNLRLYHTPGPFFQYPLKIRTIPTTQKGLRNETISIRIAGVDAPENAHFGNPAQPHARESLEWLRATILGKRMRCQLLAKDQYNRIVAAPYISRRFWWDRPLPLMMLREGMAVVYKAGGAEYGPWGLEEMLKVEAEARNAKRGLWALRKFESPGDFKARMKLKNDVSEERPEKKSPSGWIALMKRLIGRT, from the exons ATGTCCACCTCATACTCACCCCCCAAAAACCCTCAGCATCCCACTCAGCACCAGCAACTTTCGTCCGAGTCCGGCTCCTCTGCTTGGAGCGGTAATCTCGGCGAAGATCCGGTCTTCATAGGCATAGTATCAGCTGTGGGAGCGAGTGCTTTTACACTGTTAGGTGTTATGGGCTACCGAAGGTATTGGAAACGTATCAAAAATGCTGACTACGTAACGAGTGAGCTTTTAAGACGGAAAGCTTGGGTCAAGGGTATCGTGACGAG CGTCGGAGATGGAG ATAACCTGCGGTTATATCATACTCCAGGGCCCTTCTTTCAATATCCATTAAAGATCCGCACTATACCCACAACTCAAAAGG GGCTGAGAAACGAAACGATCAGTATCCGTATAGCGGGTGTCGACGCTCCCGAAAATGCCCACTTCGGTAACCCCGCACAGCCCCATGCCAGAGAATCTCTCGAGTGGTTAAGAGCTACCATCTTGGGCAAGCGCATGCGTTGCCAGCTTCTGGCAAAAGATCAGTATAACAGAATT GTTGCTGCGCCCTATATCTCCCGAAGATTCTGGTGGGATAGGCCTTTGCCTCTTATGATGTTAAGGGAAGGCATGGCTGTGGTATACAAAGCAGGAGGAGCTGAATATGGTCCATGGGGCCTCGAGGAAATGCTGAAAGTGGAGGCAGAAGCTAG AAACGCAAAGAGGGGTTTATGGGCACTAAGGAAATTCGAAAGTCCGGGGGATTTCAAAGCCCGCATGAAGTTAAAAAATGATGTGTCTGAAGAGCGGCCTGAAAAGAAATCGCCCTCAGGCTGGATAGCACTGATGAAGAGACTGATAGGTCGCACTTGA
- a CDS encoding nucleolar protein 6 gives MSVPLTKKQQKAAAFRSKQKAKKAGVEAPPDLPEEDVVEDAEVAVEEQALDQAAKKRKRNVEDENAETIDTVEEGDISVKPKDHEKKKRKTAWDEEGEGESEAKKGKGKKDAKQRFILFVGNLSFKTTKEEIQKHFEPAAGQLPSVRLLTTKATPTQAAKSRGIAFLELPSSTVLQACLKLHHSELKGRTINVELTAGGGGSSEDRKKKIQERNQRVGGQRERKAEREKEMGGGEEKDAIEGRPSGQKGDDEKKTKMRGGRRVKAKASDAVAPVPSSASHRSSTSFAPSRPPTREYSGGKFQKKRWEPTGANSISVGQK, from the exons ATGTCTGTTCCCCTGACAAAAAAACAACAGAAAGCAGCCGCTTTCAGATCCAAGcagaaggcaaagaaagcGGGCGTTGAGGCCCCTCCTGATCTtccggaagaggatgtcGTTGAGGATGCTGAAGTTGCCGTGGAAGAACAGGCTCTTGATCAAGCTGccaaaaagaggaagaggaatgttgaggatgagaacgCCGAAACTATCGACACAGTAGAAGAGGGTGACATTAGTGTCAAACCCAAGGATcatgaaaagaagaagagaaaaacaGCTTGGGacgaagagggagaaggagaaagcgaagcgaagaagggaaaagggaagaaggatgctAAACAACGGTTCATTCTCTTCGTTG GAAATCTTAGCTTCAAGACGACTAAAGAAGAGATACAAAAACATTTTGAACCTGCCGCCG GCCAGTTACCATCGGTACGACTTCTTACTACGAAAGCAACACCGACTCAAGCTGCCAAGTCCAGAGGCATTGCATTTCTTGagcttccttcctccactgTCCTTCAAGCTTGTCTTAAACTTCATCATTCAGAGCTCAAAGGTCGAACGATCAATGTCGAGCTTActgctggtggtggtggatcAAGTGAGGataggaagaagaagattcagGAAAGGAATCAGCGAGTGGGCGGAcagagagagagaaaggccgaaagggagaaagagatgggcggcggagaagaaaaagacgcCATAGAGGGACGGCCAAGTGGACAGAAAGGTgatgacgagaagaagaccaagaTGCGAGGAGGCAGAAGAGTCAAGGCTAAG GCTTCTGACGCTGTGGCTCCTGTTCCATCATCTGCGTCTCATCGAAGCTCAACTTCTTTTGCCCCATCAAGACCTCCTACAAGAGAGTATTCCGGTGGCAAATTTCAGAAAAAGAGGTGGGAACCCACCGGAGCCAATTCCATATCGGTTGGGCAGAAATAG
- a CDS encoding lanosterol synthase yields MPTIINTLISFPPSTNTFMAQYIPPTTDLTAWRLKVSEDSHGQQKWVYLSDPAQRKEWPQTNIEKYWLGLDMEVSELEEPKTTIDAARNGYRFYKELQSVDGHFSTEYGGPLFLIPGLIIALYVTGQSLRHEQAIEMRRYLFNKRRKEGGWGLHTAAPPTVYGTVMNYVALRMLGMGPDEGPMTEIRSLIHKMGGATGIPTWGKVWLSILGAYEWDGVGSVPPELWLLPDWAPFAPWRWWIHVRQVFTPMSFLYGSRFVGPFTPLVFSLRQELYVEPYETINWPSQRSNISSYDIYSPHHPILDMAHQLLAVYEKLPHVPILSSRLPLRKIALDKVYRMITYEDENTTYQTVGPVSKAFHIVCRFAREGPNSEAFKSHLSRIDDFLWLSKSGLMMMGTNGSQLWDTGFMAQAAVETGLAEESEFKESAKGMLDWLDKAQMRENPKWHKEGYRHRTKGAWPFSTPEQSYTVSDCTAEGLKAVLALQHLNYTPKPVGLDRMRDAVDTLLSMQNKSGGFASYELTRGSTKLEWLNAAEVFGDIMIDYTYPECTTSVLSALKYFSKVDPEYRAADIEVTIRKAIQYIHDIQRPDGSWYGSWGICFTYATMFALESLGIAGETCANSDKVRRACDFLVGHQMEDGGWGETYMSCVTGKYAQHDQSQVVQTAWAILALIYGQYGDKTVIERAAKLIMSRQLKDGRWEQEDTEGIFNKNCAIDYPAFKFVFCIWALGRADIYLRS; encoded by the exons ATGCCAACAATAATCAACACGCTCATTTCTTTCCCACCTTCCACAAATACATTCATGGCCCAGTACATACCCCCGACAACTGACCTCACAGCATGGAGGCTCAAGGTATCCGAAGACTCGCATGGCCAACAGAAGTGGGTGTACCTCTCTGATCCTGcgcagaggaaggaatggcCCCAAACGAACATTGAAAAGTACTGGCTCGGCTTGGATATG GAAGTGTCCGAGCTAGAAGAGCCAAAAACAACCATTGACGCGGCACGCAACGGCTACAGATTCTACAAAGAGCTTCAAAGCGTGGATGGTCATTTCTCTACAGAGTATGGGG GTCCATTATTCCTCATACCTGGGTTGATCATCGCCCTCTACGTTACCGGCCAATCATTGCGACACGAACAAGCCATTGAGATGCGCCGTTATTTATTTAacaaaaggagaaaggagggTGGTTGGGGATT GCATACTGCTGCACCGCCCACTGTATATGGAACCGTGATGAACTATGTCGCGCTGCGAATGCTGGGTATGGGCCCTGATGAAGGACCAATGACGGAGATTCGATCGTTGATACATAAGATGG GAGGAGCAACCGGTATTCCTACGTGGGGCAAGGTGTGGTTGAGTATTTTGGGAGCGTATGAGTGGGACGGTGTGGGGTCGGTACCTCCCGAGTTATGGTTGCTGCCTGATTGGGCACCGTTCGCTCCTTGGAGATGG TGGATTCATGTTCGACAAGTTT TCACCCCTATGAGCTTCCTGTATGGTAGCCGGTTTGTTGGTCCCTTTACTCCTCTTGTTTTCAGTCTTCGTCAG GAACTCTATGTCGAGCCGTACGAAACCATCAACTGGCCATCTCAACGATCCAACATATCATCTTATGATATCTACTCCCCTCATCACCCAATCCTTGACATGGCCCATCAACTCTTGGCAGTTTATGAAAAACTACCACATGTACCCATCCTTTCTTCTAGGCTCCCCCTACGCAAAATCGCCCTAGACAAGGTTTATCGAATGATCACTTATGAAGACGAGAACACAACTTACCAGACTGTTGGTCCAGTCTCAAAAGCCTTTCATATTGTTTGTCGCTTTGCCCGTGAAGGTCCCAACAGTGAGGCATTTAAATCCCACCTTTCCAGGATTGACGACTTTTTGTGGCTAAGTAAGAGTGgtctgatgatgatgggcaCCAATGGCTCACAGCTTTGGGATACGGGATTCATGGCTCAGGCCGCTGTGGAGACCGGGCTAGCAGAGGAGTCCGAATTCAAAGAAAGCGCAAAGGGGATGCTGGACTGGTTGGACAAGGCGCAGATGAGAGAGAATCCAAAATGGCACAAAGAGGGTTACCGACACCGCACCAAGGGTGCTTGGCCGTTCTCCACTCCCGAGCAAAGCTATACAGTCAGCGACTGTACAGCCGAGGGCCTCAAGGCTGTGTTGGCCCTTCAGCACCTGAATTATACGCCAAAGCCTGTTGGGTTGGATAGGATGCGTGACGCGGTTGATACTCTCTTATCGATGCAGAACAAAAGCGGTGGTTTCGCAAGCTATGAGTTGACCAGAGGCAGTACCAAGTTGGAGTGGTTGAATGCAGCTGAAGTCTTCG GAGATATTATGATTGATTATACCTATCCGGA GTGCACGACCTCTGTATTATCAGCTTTGAAATACTTCTCTAAAGTCGATCCAGAGTATCGAGCAGCGGATATTGA AGTTACGATACGCAAAGCCATTCAATACATTCACGATATCCAACGTCCCGATGGTTCGTGGTATGGTTCCTG GGGTATTTGTTTCACTTATGCCACTATGTTTGCACTTGAGTCACTTGGCATAGCGGGTGAGACCTGCGCCAACTCGGACAAGGTGAGACGAGCTTGTGATTTTTTGGTTGGACACCAGATGGAAGACGGCGGGTGGGGTGAAACTTACATG TCGTGCGTAACTGGCAAATACGCCCAACACGACCAGTCCCAAGTGGTCCAAACAGCTTGGGCCATTCTTGCTCTCATCTATGGACAATATGGCGACAAAACTGTTATTGAACGCGCTGCAAAACTTATCATGAGCCGACAATTGAAGGATGGTAGATGGGAACAGGAGGATACCGAGGGCATATTCAATAAGAACTGTGCCATTGATTATCCTG CGTTTAAATTCGTGTTCTGTATCTGGGCGTTGGGGAGGGCGGACATATATTTAAGATCATAG
- a CDS encoding hydroxyacylglutathione hydrolase, translated as MLTLVARISAPRFSRQLSTSLISKMKVLPYQARSDNWMYLIIDSSNEAAVVDPYDASKISDAVKEQRVNVTSLITTHHHADHSGGNSKFLSLHPNLKAYAGSTQSPGTNTVVKDGDTFTLGQDITVKCLHTPCHTQDSICFFLEDKKTGQRGVFTGDTLFLAGCGRFFEGTPEEMHAALTKLSNLPEDTVVYNGHEYTKGSAKFGLTIEPDNQHLKELLKKAENDSCTTGKSTIGDEKNWNVFMRLDTPQAKQATGKTEAVQIMGRLREMKNSM; from the exons ATGCTTACCCTTGTTGCTCGTATATCAGCACCCAGATTCTCAAGACAACTTTCCACCTCCCTCAT CTCCAAAATGAAAGTATTGCCTTACCAAGCCAGATCAGACAATTGGATGTACCTCATAATCGATTCCTCAAATGAGGCAGCTGTAGTCGACCCTTACGATGCCAGCAAGATCTCAGACGCCGTCAAGGAGCAACGTGTGAATGTGACAAGTCTGATCACAACCCATCACCATGCGGATCATTCCGGCGGAAACAGCAAGTTT TTATCTCTTCACCCAAACCTTAAGGCCTACGCAGGGTCCACTCAAAGTCCAGGTACGAACACTGTGGTCAAGGATGGAGATACTTTCACTCTTGGTCAGGATATAACCGTAAA ATGCCTTCACACACCTTGCCATACCCAGGATTccatctgcttcttcctAGAGGATAAGAAAACAGGTCAAAGGGGTGTATTCACTGG AGACACTCTATTCCTCGCTGGATGCGGTCGATTTTTTGAAG GTACCCCTGAGGAGATGCACGCTGCTCTCACCAAACTCTCTAACCTTCCTGAAGATACCGTCGTGTACAACGGCCACGAATATACCAAAGGATCGGCCAAATTCGGCCTCACGATTGAACCAGATAACCAACACCTAAAGGA ACTTCTCAAGAAGGCCGAAAATGACTCGTGCACCACCGGCAAGTCAACCATCGGGGATGAAAAGAATTGGAACGTGTTTATGAGACTCGACACTCCTCAGGCTAA ACAAGCGACTGGAAAGACGGAAGCTGTTCAGATAATGGGCCGCttgagggagatgaagaattcTATGTGA
- a CDS encoding guanine nucleotide exchange protein for ADP-robosylation factor, whose translation MGNHSDTEGSADAVQQDSSPTPNPDPAVESPPDNPQPESSESELVGLGIQNGSAIKELPPSPGRDDFHSSEAIHEAPLNPEDIPVSPPLPPPKPERAIPTRTNSKETLEDVELSRENTPSAAKGGDLAFRGGVNASHTSLPSIVAPSLPPTPSRQQAGARPPSAVQEHRSRRSSTATTLSLSNFGPNSPGPQLSTVLITPPLQLLVSSKEAKKSPSFHAAAQRALDLCQSNEGTNAAYLHPREIFEPLRLAISNPQTTSVPILVTSLDLLSKLISHSFFAEPHGPPPGLPPLPDLITHTITLSYSESSPPQVALQVVKALMAIVLSTDKGMLVHQSSLLKAVRTVYNVFLLSNDAANQVVAQGGLTQMVHHVFGRVIRPDMKNAAPESGRGSVSENEARRRSEVMQEGTTARSLPSTPVPERHDVANGKMTLESFAAENPNDSIPVDRAPITDSVNHDSAAEADIEVEAPRLPQHTVSIPVPASVVDSNGAPSNQQTGQGIDEEGGSFDAMGKPIPTEQLFVKDAFLVFRALCKLTMKPLVTDSEKDLRSHAMRSKLLSLHLVLTILRSHSDMFVNPLVCIPSNSSLEMTPFLQATKQYLALSLSRNGLSPVNQVFELSVEIFWCMLKDMRAQLKKEIEVLLNEIFIPILEMRHSTIRQKSVILGVFIRLCHDPQALVEIYINYDCDRSSLENIYERLMNIVSKIGQTHFAPPSKEELAQGGSSKQTGGSSGPAIPPSLSTSALGEGVGHNAPHYAGMPPEIKLRRQSLECLVAALNSLVAWSTSNPGTKAGNLEENQSTTDAVGRHHASGSVSGSNAELAAPTPIWPADSSLKSSVSGMASGMNTPDLGEDDVGKFESAKQRKTNLLEGIKKFNFKPKRGIAYLLEQGFIRSNSPVDIARFLLTNEGLNKAMIGEYLGEGDDENIATMHAFVDMLDFSDMRFTDALRMYLQSFRLPGEAQKIDRFMLKFAERYMHSNPSSLFANADTAYILAFSVIMLNTDAHNKNLKQKRMTKQEFVKNNRGINDGKDLPEELLAEIYDEITTNEIKMKDEVEIPQPATSGGLASVGRDLQREAYVAQSENMASKTESLLKAMVRQQRRGVVRPTDHYHTASRLEHVRFMFEVAWMPFLAGISAPLQETDDMDVVDLCLEGLRSAIRIVCLFDMELERNAFVTTLAKFTYLSNVAEMKPKNMEAIKSLLDVAVTDGNYLKASWKDVLVCVSQLERMQLISSGMDVPDLNRTVTTSTDKRKSSSLKKKVPTEEVAEESRSSQVTVAADMVFSTSKNLSGSAIVDFVKALSEVSWEEIQSSGSSARPRMFSLQKLVEISYYNMGRIRLEWSNIWLNLGEHFNQVCCHNNPNISFFALDALRQLAMNFLEKEELSHFRFQKDFLRPFEYTIVHNKNSDAREMVLQCLQHMLQSRVQNLRSGWRTMFGVFSAASKVVTERVCNYAFELVTLVYRDYFSLVVKYGSFSDLTVCITDFCKVSKFQKISLQAIEMVRGLVPTMLQCPECLLPQLGDEGKVQQGDDPMVKYWLPVLHSFYEIIMTGEDLEVRRLALDCLFDTLKTHGSGFSVDFWNIVCQQVLFPIFSILRAKSDIRFRSPEDLSVWLSTTLISALRDLINLYTVYFEVMQRYIDGLLDILVACICQENDTLARIGTSCFEQLLEQNVRKLSPEKWMLIVSAFVQLFKTTTAYQLFDPVMCSEIEPTGNMDENDAPFQKFVAPAPLEPATAKPTSLPSSISYGEQRRIFKQVIVKCVLQLLLIETTHELLQNGEVYNTIPAEHLLRLLDVLDDSWSFARKFNADKELRMQLWKVGFMKQLPNLLKQESSAAATLVNVLLKMYNDPREAHRATRKDVVKRLVPLAKEIIGDFNLLDPESQPRNVAAWTPVIGDILQGCCILEIDFFEQHITTFYPLVTDILVKDVPLDIRIAATNYLRRVGEVRGLIEKQ comes from the exons ATGGGAAACCATTCTGACACAGAGGGTTCTGCAGACGCCGTTCAACAAGATAGTTCTCCGACACCCAACCCAGATCCAGCCGTCGAGAGCCCTCCGGACAACCCGCAGCCAGAATCATCAGAGTCTGAGTTAGTGGGTTTGGGTATCCAAAACGGCTCAGCTATAAAGGagcttcctccatctccagGAAGGGATGACTTCCATAGCTCAGAGGCCATCCATGAAGCTCCATTAAACCCAGAAGACATACCTGTTTCACCACCCCTGCCCCCACCAAAACCCGAGAGAGCCATTCCAACACGAACCAACAGTAAGGAAACAttggaggatgtggagtTGAGCAGAGAAAATACTCCTTCAGCAGCCAAAGGGGGTGATCTGGCTTTTAGGGGAGGTGTGAACGCCTCCCATACCTCGCTACCTTCCATCGTTGCCCCCTCTCTGCCGCCGACACCGTCTCGACAGCAGGCTGGCGCCCGTCCACCTTCTGCAGTTCAAGAGCACCGCTCACGGAGATCGTCTACAGCGACAACACTTTCCTTGTCTAATTTTGGCCCCAATTCTCCTGGTCCCCAACTCTCAACCGTTCTAATTacccctcctcttcaactccTAGTCAGTTCTAAGGAGGCAAAGAAATCTCCTTCGTTCCATGCCGCTGCTCAGCGTGCATTGGACCTCTGTCAAAGCAATGAAGGGACAAATGCTGCctatcttcatcctcgcgAAATATTTGAACCTTTACGGCTTGCAATCTCCAATCCTCAGACTACATCGGTCCCAATCCTCGTGACATCCCTCGATCTCCTTTCAAAACTCATATCCCACTCTTTTTTTGCCGAACCTCATGGTCCTCCCCCTGGacttcctccccttccagATCTTATAACCCACACTATTACACTTTCATATTCTGAAAGCTCTCCGCCCCAAGTAGCCCTTCAGGTCGTCAAAGCACTGATGGCCATTGTCCTTTCCACCGACAAAGGCATGCTTGTTCATCAATCATCCCTTTTGAAGGCCGTTCGTACCGTTTATAatgtcttccttctttccaatGATGCCGCAAATCAGGTCGTTGCGCAGGGTGGTCTGACACAAATGGTGCATCATGTGTTTGGTCGAGTGATACGGCCCGATATGAAGAATGCGGCCCCTGAAAGCGGCAGAGGAAGTGTCAGCGAAAAcgaggcaagaagaaggagtgaAGTGATGCAGGAGGGCACCACAGCAAGATCATTACCTTCAACACCTGTACCAGAGAGACATGATGTGGCGAACGGAAAGATGACGCT CGAATCTTTCGCCGCGGAGAATCCTAACGACTCTATCCCGGTCGATCGGGCCCCTATTACTGATTCAGTGAATCACGACTCAGCAGCCGAGGCCGATATTGAAGTTGAGGCGCCTCGTCTTCCCCAGCACACCGTTTCGATACCAGTCCCTGCCAGTGTTGTTGATTCCAATGGTGCACCTTCAAACCAACAAACAGGGCAAGGAATAGATGAGGAGGGTGGTTCATTCGATGCGATGGGCAAGCCCATACCAACTGAACAGCTCTTTGTCAAGGACGCCTTCTTGGTCTTCCGGGCACTATGTAAGCTCACGATGAAGCCATTAGTAACAGACAG CGAGAAAGACCTGCGATCACATGCTATGCGATCAAaacttctctctcttcatcttgtcctCACCATACTTCGCTCTCACTCCGACATGTTTGTGAATCCCCTCGTCTGCATACCGTCGAACTCGTCTCTAGAGATGACTCCGTTCTTGCAAGCGACTAAGCAATATCTGGCGTTGAGTCTTTCAAGAAACGGATTGAGCCCCGTGAACCAAGTGTTCGAGCTTAGTGTTGAGATCTTCTGGTGTATGTTGAAGGATATGAGGGCACAATTAAAG aaggagattgaagtTCTTCTTAACGAAATTTTCATCCCTATCCTCGAAATGCGTCATTCTACTATTCGTCAGAAATCTGTCATCCTCGGTGTCTTCATTCGCCTCTGTCATGATCCGCAGGCCCTTGTCGAGATTTATATCAATTACGACTGTGATCGCTCATCCCTCGAAAATATATATGAGCGCTTGATGAATATCGTCTCAAAGATCGGCCAGACACATTTTGCACCCCCAAGCAAAGAGGAACTCGCCCAGGGAGGGTCAAGCAAACAGACAGGTGGATCGAGTGGACCTGCTATACCACCATCTTTGAGCACTTCGGCCCTTGGAGAAGGTGTAGGACACAATGCTCCTCATTACGCTGGTATGCCTCCGGAGATCAAGCTGAGGAGACAATCGCTAGAATGCTTGGTCGCTGCGTTAAATTCACTCGTGGCATGGTCTACCTCAAACCCTGGTACCAAAGCAGGGAATTTGGAGGAAAACCAATCTACAACTGATGCCGTCGGAAGGCATCATGCTTCTGGGTCAGTTTCGGGTTCCAATGCCGAACTTGCTGCTCCAACACCCATTTGGCCAGCAGACTCATCATTAAAATCGTCGGTCTCAGGTATGGCATCCGGTATGAATACACCGGAtttgggagaggatgacgtGGGCAAGTTTGAATCTGCCAAACAGCGTAAGACCAACCTGCTTGAGGGCATCAAGAAGTTCAACTTCAAACCAAAACGTGGTATTGCCTACCTTCTCGAACAAGGATTTATCCGGTCCAACTCTCCCGTCGACATTGCTCGATTCCTCCTTACCAACGAAGGCCTAAACAAAGCTATGATTGGCGAATATCTTGGTGAAGGTGATGACGAGAATATTGCGACAATGCACGCCTTCGTGGATATGCTCGACTTCTCCGATATGCGATTCACTGATGCGCTCCGGATGTACCTTCAATCATTCAGACTTCCTGGCGAAGCTCAAAAGATTGACAGATTCATGCTCAAGTTTGCCGAAAGGTACATGCACAGTAACCCCTCATCTCTTTTCGCTAACGCCGACACCGCCTACATTCTCGCTTTCTCTGTTATCATGCTCAACACGGATGCACATAACAAAAATTTAAAACAGAAGCGAATGACCAAACAAGAGTTTGTAAAGAACAACAGAGGGATCAATGATGGGAAGGATCTGCCGGAAGAGTTGCTGGCTGAGATTTACGATGAAATTACGACCAATGAGATCAAGATGAAAGACGAGGTTGAAATACCTCAACCGGCAACTTCTGGTGGTCTAGCGAGCGTAGGGAGGGATCTGCAACGAGAGGCATATGTGGCGCAATCAGAGAACATGGCTAGTAAAACGGAGTCCTTGCTCAAAGCGATGGTGCGGCAACAACGGCGAGGCGTCGTTCGCCCGACAGATCATTATCATACGGCGTCGCGTCTGGAACATGTGCGGTTCATGTTTGAAGTTGCGTGGATGCCTTTTCTTGCTGGTATCTCAGCTCCATTGCAAGAGACGGACGATATGGACGTCGTTGATCTCTGCCTTGAAGGCCTGCGTTCTGCCATCCGTATCGTCTGTCTTTTCGATATGGAACTGGAGAGAAACGCCTTTGTCACGACTCTCGCCAAATTCACTTATCTCAGTAATGTAGCGGAGATGAAGCCAAAGAACATGGAAGCCATCAAGAGCCTGTTAGATGTGGCTGTGACGGATGGAAACTACCTTAAGGCCTCGTGGAAAGATGTGCTTGTGTGTGTAAGTCAGCTGGAGAGGATGCAATTGATTTCGAGTGGGATGGATGTGCCCGATTTAAACAGGACTGT GACCACATCAACCGACAAGAGGAAGTCGTCGTCGttaaagaagaaggttcCAACGGAGGAGGTCGCAGAAGAGTCTAGATCTTCCCAGGTTACTGTGGCGGCAGATATGGTGTTTTCAACAAGTAAAAACTTGTCTGGT TCCGCGATTGTCGATTTTGTCAAAGCCCTGAGTGAAGTTTCCTGGGAGGAAATCCAGTCTTCAGGTTCTTCGGCTCGCCCTCGAATGTTTAGTTTGCAAAAACTCGTTGAGATTTCGTACTACAATATGGGTAGAATTAGGCTGGAATGGTCTAATATCTGGTTAAACCTCGGCGAACACTTCAATCAG GTTTGCTGTCATAATAATCCCAACATCAGCTTCTTCGCCTTGGATGCCCTAAGACAACTGGCCATGAATTtcttggagaaggaggagttgTCACATTTCAGATTCCAAAAAGATTTTTTGCGACCATTTGAGTACACCATTGTGCACAACAAGAACTCTGACGCTCGCGAGATG GTCCTGCAATGCCTCCAACACATGCTACAATCTCGTGTACAAAATCTTCGATCAGGTTGGAGAACAATGTTCGGTGTCTTTTCCGCCGCTTCCAAAGTTGTCACAGAACGTGTCTGCAACTACGCATTCGAACTCGTTACATTGGTTTATCGCGATTACTTCTCCCTAGTCGTCAAATATGGCTCTTTTTCTGACCTCACTGTTTGTATCACGGATTTCTGCAAAGTATCCAAATTTCAGAAAATCAGTCTACAAGCGATCGAAAtggttagggggttagtACCGACCATGCTACAATGCCCAGAATGTCTCTTGCCCCAACTAGGTGACGAGGGTAAAGTGCAGCAAGGTGATGACCCTATGGTGAAGTACTGGCTGCCTGTTCTTCACTCTTTCTACGAAATCATCATGACGGGAGAAGACTTAGAAGTCAGACGGCT CGCTCTTGACTGTCTTTTTGACACTTTAAAAACACATGGATCTGGGTTCTCTGTCGACTTCTGGAACATCGTCTGCCAGCAAGTCCTTTTCCCCATCTTTTCCATACTCCGGGCCAAATCCGACATCCGCTTCAGGTCGCCTGAAGACCTTAGTGTATGGTTGTCGACAACACTCATCTCTGCGTTAAGGGATTTGATTAACCTGTACACCGTCTACTTTGAGGTGATGCAACGGTATATCGATGGTTTGCTTGATATCTTGGTAGCTTGCATTTGTCAAG AGAACGATACGCTTGCGCGTATTGGCACATCTTGCTTTGAACAACTCCTAGAACAGAACGTTCGGAAGCTCAGCCCAGAAAAATGGATGCTCATTGTGTCGGCATTTGTGCAGTTGTTCAAGACTACGACTGCGTATCAGCTTTTCGATCCCGTGATGTGTTCCGAGATTGAGCCGACGGGCAATATGGACGAAAACGATG CCCCCTTCCAGAAATTCGTCGCTCCAGCTCCTCTTGAGCCTGCAACGGCTAAACCtacatctcttccttcctccatcaGTTACGGCGAGCAACGACGTATCTTCAAGCAAGTCATCGTAAAATGTGTTCtgcagcttcttctcattGAGACCACTCATGAGCTTTTGCAGAATGGCGAGGTGTACAATACCATTCCCGCCGAGCACTTACTGAGATTATTGGACGTGCTAGACGACAGCTGGAGTTTCGCGAGAAAGTTTAATGCTGATAAGGAACTGAGGATGCAGTTGTGGAAAGTTG GGTTCATGAAACAGCTGCCGAATCTCCTGAAACAAGAGTCTAGCGCTGCTGCGACTCTTGTAAATGTTTTGCTGAAAATGTACAACGATCCAAGGGAGGCCCACAGGGCGACCCGAAAGGATGTTGTTAAGAGACTGGTACC GCTTGCCAAAGAAATTATTGGAGACTTCAATCTTTTAGATCCCGAAAGTCAGCCCCGAAATGTTGCTGCTTGGACGCCTGTGATTGGCGATATCTTGCAAGGATGTTGCATTCTAGAAATAGATTTT TTTGAACAACACATCACAACCTTCTATCCTCTTGTTACCGACATATTAGTTAAAGACGTCCCTTTGGATATTAGAATAGCAGCTACGAATTatttgagaagagtgggCGAGGTAAGGGGGTTGATTGAAAAGCAGTGA